A region from the Oceanivirga salmonicida genome encodes:
- the rpsJ gene encoding 30S ribosomal protein S10 has translation MENKLRIHLQSYDHKLLDQSAKKIAEVVKKAGSEITGPMPLPTKIKKYTVLRSVHVNKDSREQFEMRIHRRFIEIDNSSQQIMTALGSLSLPSGVGIEIKQK, from the coding sequence TTGGAAAACAAATTAAGAATACATCTTCAATCTTACGATCACAAATTGTTAGATCAATCTGCTAAAAAGATTGCAGAAGTTGTAAAGAAAGCTGGATCTGAAATAACAGGACCAATGCCTTTACCAACTAAAATCAAAAAATATACAGTATTAAGATCTGTACATGTTAATAAAGATTCAAGAGAACAATTTGAAATGAGAATTCATAGAAGATTTATTGAAATAGACAATTCTAGTCAACAAATAATGACAGCCTTAGGTTCACTAAGCTTGCCATCAGGAGTTGGAATAGAAATTAAACAAAAATAA
- the rplC gene encoding 50S ribosomal protein L3, with product MRMLLGKKIGMTQVFENEKLIPVTVVEVKSNFVVQIKTVEKEGYNAVALATGEKREKLVNKPKMGVFKKAGISPQRLTKEFHVNSVDGYELGQELNVASLEGIEFVDIQGVSKGKGTAGVMKRHNFGGNRATHGVSRNHRLGGSNAGGAASNSNVPKGKKMAGRMGNENVTVQNLRVVKFDVENNLLLVKGAVPGAKNGYLVIKKSIKK from the coding sequence ATAAGAATGTTATTAGGAAAAAAAATAGGAATGACACAAGTATTTGAAAATGAAAAATTAATACCTGTTACAGTAGTAGAGGTTAAATCAAACTTCGTTGTTCAAATAAAAACAGTAGAAAAAGAAGGTTATAATGCAGTAGCATTAGCAACTGGAGAAAAAAGAGAAAAATTAGTAAACAAACCTAAAATGGGTGTTTTCAAAAAAGCTGGAATTAGTCCACAAAGACTAACTAAGGAATTCCACGTAAATTCAGTTGATGGATATGAATTGGGTCAAGAATTAAATGTAGCTTCACTTGAAGGTATAGAATTTGTTGACATACAAGGTGTTTCAAAAGGTAAAGGGACTGCTGGTGTTATGAAAAGACATAACTTTGGTGGAAATAGAGCAACTCATGGAGTTTCTAGAAACCATAGACTTGGAGGATCAAATGCTGGTGGAGCAGCATCAAATAGTAATGTACCTAAAGGTAAAAAAATGGCTGGAAGAATGGGTAACGAAAATGTTACTGTTCAAAATTTAAGAGTTGTTAAATTTGATGTTGAAAACAATCTTTTATTAGTAAAAGGTGCAGTACCAGGTGCTAAAAATGGATACCTAGTAATTAAGAAATCAATTAAAAAATAA
- the rplD gene encoding 50S ribosomal protein L4 gives MSLDLNVYKLDGSSAGTISLNEAIFGITPNEHVMHEVLTAELAEIRQGTASTKTRGEVSGGGRKPFRQKGTGRARQGSTRAPHMVGGGVTFGPKPRSYDKKVNKKVRKLALRSALAARIQAGQVIVLDEYALEMPKTKTYTEFTKKLSFDGEKKLFIVNDFIEDKDYNLYLSVRNIRDTFTLMPNEISVYWLLKSEKIVITKEALETLEEVLA, from the coding sequence ATGTCATTAGATTTAAATGTATATAAATTAGATGGTTCTAGTGCAGGAACAATATCTTTAAACGAAGCTATATTTGGTATAACACCAAACGAACATGTAATGCACGAAGTATTAACTGCAGAACTTGCAGAAATAAGACAAGGAACTGCTTCGACTAAAACAAGAGGAGAAGTTTCTGGTGGTGGAAGAAAACCTTTTAGACAAAAAGGAACTGGTAGAGCAAGACAAGGTTCTACAAGAGCACCACATATGGTAGGTGGAGGAGTTACTTTTGGTCCTAAACCTAGATCATATGATAAAAAAGTAAATAAAAAAGTAAGAAAATTAGCTTTAAGATCTGCTCTTGCAGCAAGAATTCAAGCTGGACAAGTAATAGTATTAGATGAATATGCATTAGAAATGCCTAAAACAAAAACTTATACTGAATTTACTAAGAAATTGAGTTTTGATGGAGAAAAGAAATTATTCATAGTTAATGATTTTATAGAAGATAAGGATTATAACTTATACTTATCAGTTAGAAATATAAGAGATACTTTTACATTAATGCCTAACGAAATAAGTGTTTATTGGTTATTAAAGAGTGAGAAAATAGTTATAACTAAAGAAGCTCTTGAAACACTTGAGGAGGTGCTAGCGTAA
- the rplW gene encoding 50S ribosomal protein L23 translates to MRIYDIIKKPILNTEKARVLAENNEFVFIVDRRANKLEIKNAVETLFSVKVVSVNTLNVKPKAGRSRLSVYKVPGYKKAIVKLAEGEKIAAYEEV, encoded by the coding sequence ATGAGAATATATGATATAATTAAAAAACCAATTTTAAATACAGAAAAAGCTAGAGTATTAGCAGAAAATAATGAATTTGTATTTATAGTTGATAGAAGAGCAAATAAATTAGAAATAAAAAATGCTGTAGAAACTTTATTCTCAGTAAAAGTTGTTTCAGTAAATACTTTAAATGTAAAACCAAAAGCTGGTAGATCAAGATTATCTGTTTATAAAGTGCCTGGATATAAAAAAGCTATAGTTAAATTAGCTGAAGGTGAAAAAATAGCAGCATATGAAGAAGTATAA